Proteins encoded in a region of the bacterium genome:
- a CDS encoding EAL domain-containing protein codes for MALVFVGWGAALLRGAQREKAQVAEGALLASRLDSVQSSVRNLNRALRPASGLNSSNIDETWDRAHGEYAAAVESLASDSSFFPAISETVGEMNDHVVAMSDLYPEAAAFRLGDASERESEENFLLESALALDRVNDATSEVRHQMGLLSVSLDRRWSRLRTIVIVSCLLALCLGIMLLIHQRDLDRRMRVEHDLRSALDFSEEIERLGHAINGNTEIEKILDHVCQAVLRHCGIPHASIIYRSPSTHQLTESVTTVPEQQAAGVTVHKEVRSEGGRTQHILKNRERIVMEDIANDPFEQTDHLSNRFGMRSYVGMPVEAGGEVLGVMYAMSREPRSYDSRVLRRLEQLATQAGAALSNAHLFWEAKQQNLNLEETVRQRTQDLEQANVDLRNEITERTRTEQELESSLSILRGTLESTADGIMVADKNGDVVTFNRKFLDMWQLPRDLVEEGGHLKGMEIAKDRLADPEGFIKRVQELYENPEKEAWDTLTFADGRIIERYSLPQRSGGQIVGRVWSFRDITQRRRAEERLAFLAYHDALTELPNKAAFVERLEKAVRSVRAGEEADFAVLFLDLDRFKLINDAMGHITGDKYLIAVSRRLERCVRPGIDIVARFGGDEYTFFLDGVRDSIQAGQRADEVLEILSEPLDLEGHEVYPTACIGIALATMGHNTAEDILRDADTAMYRAKALGKNRYAIFDRQMHDHLLQMLAVETELRRAISGGELRTHYQPIVDLEERRVAGFEALVRWEHPERGVIAPTDFIPMAEESGLVIEIGEWMLSQASRHLAHWHSGRNGKPLPYVTVNISGIHFMQRDLLDVIERSLEESRIPPNFLRIELTESVFMESAEWTSDMIGRLKAMDLKILIDDFGTGYSSLNYLYRFPIDALKIDRSFVSSLGRDNDAYEIVLAIATLARALGMDVIAEGVETPEQMNIIRELGIRYVQGFLISRAVPMDEAEALLDNLPALY; via the coding sequence TCGCGAGCCGCCTCGACTCCGTTCAGAGTAGCGTTCGGAATCTGAACCGCGCGCTGCGTCCTGCCTCAGGTCTTAATTCATCAAATATCGACGAGACCTGGGACCGCGCGCACGGGGAGTACGCTGCGGCCGTCGAATCTCTCGCGTCCGACTCGTCTTTCTTTCCGGCAATCTCGGAAACGGTCGGTGAGATGAACGACCATGTGGTCGCCATGTCCGATCTCTATCCCGAGGCGGCGGCCTTCCGCTTGGGAGATGCTTCTGAGCGAGAATCGGAGGAGAATTTCCTGCTGGAAAGCGCACTGGCGCTCGATCGCGTGAACGACGCTACCAGTGAGGTCCGTCATCAGATGGGGCTTCTGTCGGTCAGTCTCGATCGGCGTTGGAGTCGACTGCGCACCATCGTCATCGTCTCATGTCTTCTGGCGCTTTGCCTGGGCATTATGCTGCTGATTCACCAGCGGGATCTCGATCGACGCATGCGAGTGGAGCACGATCTGCGAAGCGCGCTCGATTTCAGCGAGGAAATTGAACGGCTCGGGCACGCCATCAACGGCAACACCGAGATTGAGAAGATTCTGGATCACGTTTGCCAGGCCGTGCTGCGGCACTGCGGCATTCCCCACGCTTCGATCATCTACCGTTCGCCGTCTACACACCAACTTACAGAAAGCGTGACGACCGTTCCAGAGCAGCAGGCCGCCGGCGTGACTGTCCACAAGGAAGTGCGAAGCGAAGGCGGGCGCACGCAGCACATTCTGAAGAATCGCGAACGCATCGTGATGGAAGACATTGCGAACGATCCGTTCGAGCAGACCGATCATCTCTCGAATCGATTTGGCATGCGCTCCTACGTTGGGATGCCGGTCGAAGCAGGCGGCGAAGTGCTTGGCGTCATGTACGCCATGTCGCGGGAACCGAGGTCGTATGACAGCCGTGTGCTGCGGCGACTCGAGCAACTGGCGACGCAGGCCGGTGCCGCGTTGAGCAACGCACATCTCTTCTGGGAAGCGAAGCAGCAGAACCTGAATCTCGAAGAAACCGTTCGGCAGAGGACGCAAGACCTGGAGCAGGCGAACGTCGACTTGCGCAATGAGATTACCGAGCGAACGCGCACTGAGCAGGAACTGGAGTCGTCGCTCTCGATCCTGCGTGGTACCCTGGAATCCACTGCCGACGGCATCATGGTCGCCGATAAGAACGGCGATGTCGTGACGTTCAATCGGAAATTCCTGGATATGTGGCAACTCCCCCGCGACCTGGTAGAAGAGGGCGGTCACTTGAAGGGAATGGAGATTGCCAAGGATCGATTGGCCGATCCCGAGGGGTTCATAAAGCGCGTTCAGGAATTGTACGAGAATCCCGAGAAGGAAGCGTGGGATACGCTGACCTTCGCGGACGGGCGGATCATCGAGCGCTACTCGCTGCCGCAACGCAGCGGAGGCCAGATTGTCGGGCGCGTGTGGAGCTTCCGCGATATCACGCAGCGCCGCCGGGCCGAGGAGCGTTTGGCCTTCCTGGCCTATCACGATGCGCTGACGGAGCTTCCGAACAAGGCGGCGTTCGTCGAGCGCCTCGAAAAGGCGGTGCGCTCTGTGCGCGCCGGCGAGGAAGCGGATTTTGCCGTCCTGTTCCTCGATCTCGATCGCTTCAAGCTGATCAACGACGCGATGGGGCACATCACAGGCGACAAGTACCTGATCGCGGTTTCGCGCCGGTTGGAACGTTGCGTTCGCCCAGGGATCGATATCGTGGCGCGCTTCGGCGGGGATGAGTACACGTTCTTCCTCGACGGCGTTCGCGATTCGATCCAGGCCGGACAACGGGCGGATGAAGTGCTCGAGATTCTCTCCGAGCCGCTCGACCTGGAAGGTCACGAAGTCTATCCCACGGCGTGCATTGGGATTGCATTGGCAACGATGGGTCACAATACGGCCGAAGATATTCTGCGCGATGCGGACACGGCAATGTATCGCGCGAAGGCGCTCGGGAAAAACCGTTACGCGATCTTCGATCGTCAGATGCACGATCACCTGCTCCAGATGTTGGCAGTCGAAACCGAATTGCGGCGCGCCATCAGTGGCGGCGAGTTGCGGACTCACTACCAGCCGATCGTCGATCTTGAGGAACGACGCGTTGCCGGCTTCGAAGCGTTGGTGCGTTGGGAGCATCCCGAGCGCGGCGTGATTGCACCGACGGATTTCATTCCAATGGCCGAGGAATCCGGGCTCGTGATCGAAATCGGCGAGTGGATGCTCTCCCAGGCCAGTCGCCATCTGGCGCACTGGCACAGCGGCCGAAACGGAAAACCGCTGCCGTACGTGACCGTGAATATTTCCGGGATTCATTTCATGCAGCGGGACTTGCTCGACGTGATCGAGCGTTCGCTTGAAGAAAGCCGCATCCCGCCGAACTTCCTTCGTATCGAGTTGACGGAGAGCGTCTTCATGGAAAGTGCCGAGTGGACGAGCGACATGATCGGGCGCCTGAAGGCGATGGATCTGAAGATCCTGATCGATGACTTCGGCACGGGCTACTCATCGTTGAACTATTTGTATCGCTTCCCAATCGATGCGTTGAAGATCGATCGCAGTTTTGTCAGCAGCCTCGGGCGCGACAACGATGCGTACGAGATTGTTCTCGCGATCGCGACGCTGGCGAGAGCGCTCGGTATGGATGTGATTGCAGAAGGTGTCGAGACGCCGGAGCAGATGAACATCATCCGCGAACTGGGCATTCGTTACGTGCAGGGATTCCTGATTTCGCGTGCCGTCCCGATGGATGAAGCCGAAGCGCTCCTCGACAACTTGCCGGCGTTGTACTGA
- a CDS encoding bifunctional 3,4-dihydroxy-2-butanone-4-phosphate synthase/GTP cyclohydrolase II: MSDFRSIPEVLETLKAGRMVIIVDDENRENEGDFAVAAEFVTPEVINFMAKHGRGLICVAAPSERLEELDLPPMVPRNTSSMRTNFTISVDATDAGTGISAADRAKTVRVFTNPDARPQDLLRPGHIFPLGARDGGVLVRAGHTEAIVDLCRLAGVSPIGVICEIMNDDGTMARLPNLREIAHKYDIPLVAIRDLISYRSQNETLVNRVVTTQIPNPYGLWNVHMYENLLNGEEHIVLELGEPAKQESALIRVHSKCFTGDTLFSYRCDCGPQLEAAMARIADEGHGVIIYMDQEGRGIGLRHKLMAYNLQQKGLDTVDANLHLGFKPDMREYGIGAQILRDLGLERIRIMTNNPTKIVGINGFGLEVVGRVPLTVGHHRFNEEYMRTKKERMGHMLDLSLDTCSNTIPDPMREIEQGEKFSSEDAPHPETSNPQ, encoded by the coding sequence ATGTCGGATTTTCGATCCATCCCGGAGGTCTTGGAGACCCTGAAGGCCGGGCGGATGGTGATCATAGTAGATGACGAGAATCGCGAGAACGAAGGCGACTTCGCGGTCGCGGCGGAGTTCGTGACTCCGGAAGTCATCAATTTCATGGCGAAGCACGGCCGCGGGTTGATCTGCGTGGCGGCTCCTTCGGAGCGCCTGGAGGAGCTTGATCTGCCTCCGATGGTACCGCGGAACACCTCGAGCATGCGGACGAACTTCACGATCTCCGTCGATGCGACAGACGCCGGCACCGGGATCAGCGCCGCCGATCGGGCGAAGACGGTTCGCGTGTTCACGAATCCTGACGCTCGGCCCCAGGATCTGCTTCGCCCCGGGCACATTTTCCCGCTGGGCGCGCGCGATGGCGGAGTGCTGGTTCGCGCCGGACACACGGAAGCCATCGTGGACCTGTGCCGACTGGCGGGGGTCTCGCCGATCGGTGTGATCTGCGAGATCATGAACGACGACGGGACGATGGCGCGCCTGCCGAATCTGCGCGAGATCGCTCACAAGTATGACATTCCCCTCGTTGCGATCCGTGATCTGATTTCGTATCGTTCGCAAAACGAGACACTGGTTAATCGCGTCGTGACGACCCAGATTCCGAATCCGTACGGGCTCTGGAACGTGCACATGTACGAGAATCTGCTGAACGGCGAGGAGCACATCGTTCTCGAGCTGGGCGAGCCGGCCAAGCAGGAGAGCGCCCTGATCCGCGTGCACAGCAAGTGCTTCACGGGCGACACGCTGTTCTCGTATCGGTGTGACTGCGGCCCGCAGCTCGAGGCTGCCATGGCGCGCATTGCCGACGAAGGCCACGGCGTGATCATTTACATGGATCAGGAAGGCCGCGGGATCGGCTTGCGTCACAAACTGATGGCTTACAATCTGCAGCAAAAGGGCCTGGATACCGTTGATGCGAACCTGCACCTGGGCTTCAAGCCGGACATGCGGGAGTACGGTATTGGCGCGCAGATTCTGCGCGACCTGGGCCTGGAACGCATTCGCATCATGACGAATAACCCGACGAAGATCGTCGGCATCAATGGGTTTGGCCTGGAGGTTGTCGGGCGCGTTCCGCTGACCGTCGGCCATCATCGTTTCAACGAGGAATACATGCGGACGAAGAAGGAGCGGATGGGGCACATGCTTGACCTCAGCCTCGATACCTGTTCCAACACGATTCCGGACCCGATGCGCGAGATCGAGCAGGGCGAGAAGTTCAGCTCTGAGGACGCGCCGCATCCTGAGACTTCGAATCCTCAATAA
- the ribH gene encoding 6,7-dimethyl-8-ribityllumazine synthase, producing MPKELHGDLNATGMRFALVVSRFNSLVTDELLKGAMDSLTRHGANPDDQLVVWAPGGWELPLTVRTVLANQEGLDGVIVLGCVMKGATTHNEYIAAEVAKGLAQVGLESKLPVTFGVLTPNSLEQALERSGLKMGNKGSEAADAAIEMVSLIRKMA from the coding sequence ATGCCCAAAGAACTGCACGGCGATCTGAATGCCACGGGAATGCGCTTCGCGCTCGTGGTCAGCCGCTTCAACTCACTGGTGACGGATGAATTGCTGAAAGGCGCGATGGATTCGCTGACTCGTCATGGGGCGAATCCGGACGACCAGCTTGTCGTCTGGGCCCCGGGCGGATGGGAACTTCCCCTGACGGTGCGCACCGTGCTTGCCAATCAGGAAGGCCTCGACGGCGTGATCGTTCTCGGTTGCGTAATGAAGGGCGCGACGACTCACAATGAGTATATCGCCGCGGAAGTTGCGAAGGGCCTTGCCCAGGTTGGGCTCGAATCGAAGTTGCCTGTGACGTTTGGCGTGCTGACGCCGAACTCGCTGGAGCAGGCGCTGGAACGCTCCGGCCTGAAGATGGGCAACAAGGGTTCGGAAGCCGCCGACGCCGCGATTGAGATGGTCAGCCTGATTCGCAAGATGGCTTAG